Proteins found in one Deinococcus roseus genomic segment:
- a CDS encoding efflux RND transporter periplasmic adaptor subunit: MNRKMRGLLTAGTVLLVLGGGGGYHWYRTSKAQQSTQTATTVQTAEVSSEQFKITVDGSGSLAAVQSFAVKSEVSGILTFKKQVGDRVKKGELVAEISADTYQRGLTDAQISLQKAELQLASTRTSLQSSLSSQQSAMDSAGLSYTGAQNDYNTALTTLNANQKIYNAGGISAQALQDSKNSLIKAESNLTTARLNLESARASISTKNTTGAQDLKAAQLAVQQAEITVKTAKDNLALTRIYAPISGVVSSLDSSTGSTVGNSSGILTLQDDSKIKIPVQVDETEISKVKTSQKVEITLDAVPDQTFEGTVTQVDPSATISSNIAVYNAYVLIENQGGLLKPGMSAEASIVILDLPVATVVSSKAIQQVRERSYVEVQKEDGSKEMVRVRTGAEDGTNTVITSGLEPGQKVIVPTTGTTSTASSSTANSGNTQRQNQSGLGIGGFGGGPGGPP; this comes from the coding sequence TGACTGCAGGCACCGTGCTGCTGGTTCTTGGGGGCGGAGGTGGGTATCACTGGTACAGGACCAGCAAGGCCCAGCAAAGCACCCAGACGGCCACCACCGTGCAAACCGCAGAAGTCAGCAGCGAACAGTTCAAAATCACCGTGGATGGTTCAGGCTCCCTTGCTGCAGTGCAGAGCTTTGCTGTGAAATCCGAAGTCTCAGGAATCCTGACCTTCAAGAAGCAGGTGGGGGACCGGGTGAAAAAAGGTGAGCTGGTCGCAGAAATCTCTGCCGACACCTACCAGCGGGGTTTAACCGATGCCCAGATTTCCCTGCAGAAAGCAGAGTTGCAACTGGCCTCCACCCGGACCAGCTTGCAAAGCAGCCTTTCCAGCCAGCAAAGTGCCATGGATTCTGCCGGGCTCAGCTACACCGGTGCCCAGAACGATTACAACACGGCTTTAACCACCCTGAATGCCAACCAGAAGATCTACAACGCGGGCGGCATCAGTGCCCAGGCCTTGCAGGACTCTAAAAACAGCCTGATCAAAGCAGAAAGCAACCTGACCACAGCCAGACTGAACCTGGAGAGCGCCCGAGCAAGCATCTCCACCAAAAACACCACCGGAGCCCAGGACCTCAAAGCTGCACAACTTGCCGTGCAGCAAGCTGAAATCACTGTAAAGACGGCAAAAGACAATCTGGCCCTCACCCGAATCTACGCGCCCATCTCCGGGGTGGTCAGCAGCCTGGATTCCAGCACGGGCAGCACCGTGGGAAACAGCTCTGGCATTTTAACCCTGCAGGACGACAGCAAAATCAAAATCCCGGTGCAGGTGGATGAAACCGAGATCAGCAAGGTCAAAACCAGCCAGAAGGTGGAAATCACACTGGACGCTGTACCAGACCAGACTTTTGAGGGAACCGTCACCCAGGTGGACCCCTCTGCCACCATCTCCAGCAACATTGCGGTCTACAACGCCTACGTGCTGATTGAGAACCAGGGGGGCCTGCTGAAACCGGGCATGAGTGCCGAGGCCAGCATCGTGATTCTGGATTTGCCTGTCGCGACCGTGGTGAGCAGCAAAGCCATCCAGCAGGTGCGGGAACGCTCTTATGTGGAGGTGCAGAAAGAGGACGGCAGCAAGGAAATGGTGCGGGTGCGCACTGGAGCAGAGGACGGCACCAACACCGTGATCACCTCTGGTCTGGAACCGGGTCAGAAGGTGATCGTGCCCACCACCGGCACCACCAGCACAGCTTCCAGCAGCACTGCCAATTCTGGCAACACCCAGCGTCAGAACCAGAGTGGGCTGGGCATTGGTGGCTTCGGTGGAGGACCCGGAGGCCCTCCATGA
- a CDS encoding ABC transporter ATP-binding protein: MSLLSLHPVVQVQGASKVYKIGEDTFEALKGVDVTIEKAEMVSLIGPSGSGKTTLMQIIGLLDRPSSGQYFLNGQDVTQLSENQRSDFRNQHIGFVFQSFFLLSRMNVLENVEVPLTYAGYGTRERREVAMGLLEKVGLADKWRNLPSQLSGGQKQRVAIARALTTNPSLLLADEPTGALDTRTGEEVMNLFESLNQEGVTVIIVTHEMEVAARTRRIIRIRDGNIEGVTA; this comes from the coding sequence ATGAGCCTGCTTTCCCTTCATCCGGTGGTGCAGGTTCAGGGGGCCAGCAAGGTCTACAAAATCGGGGAGGACACTTTTGAAGCGCTCAAAGGGGTGGATGTCACCATAGAAAAAGCCGAAATGGTTTCCCTCATTGGACCCTCTGGCAGCGGAAAAACCACCCTCATGCAGATCATCGGCCTCTTAGACCGTCCCTCCAGTGGTCAGTACTTCCTGAACGGTCAGGATGTCACCCAATTGAGCGAGAACCAGCGAAGCGACTTCAGGAACCAGCACATCGGTTTTGTCTTTCAGTCTTTCTTCTTGCTCTCCAGAATGAACGTGCTGGAAAACGTCGAGGTCCCCCTGACTTATGCAGGATATGGAACACGGGAACGCAGAGAGGTTGCCATGGGCCTGCTGGAAAAAGTCGGACTGGCCGACAAATGGAGAAACCTCCCTTCTCAGCTTTCCGGAGGCCAGAAGCAGAGGGTGGCGATTGCCAGGGCGTTAACCACCAACCCGAGTTTGCTGCTGGCCGATGAACCGACCGGAGCGCTGGACACCCGAACGGGGGAAGAGGTGATGAACCTGTTCGAGTCGCTGAATCAGGAAGGGGTGACGGTGATCATCGTGACCCATGAAATGGAAGTCGCTGCCCGAACCCGACGCATCATCCGCATCCGGGACGGCAACATCGAGGGGGTGACCGCATGA
- a CDS encoding ABC transporter permease codes for MSTTLQKSPTKEKPARRSIGPGVIFRIAWKAIIGNPLRSALTVLGMVIGVAAVVALVEIGQGSTSNITKSLESLGTNLLTVQTNMGGRGGPAAGGLVRGGDNQTITMKDLEAIQSELSDQVAGIAPTSSGRYQVKSGKNNQNVSVMGTTADYAAVRNSAVEKGAFITNADQEGKKRVVVLGYQVAQDLFDTADPLGQKIKLGGISFTVVGVLPDKGNAGFNNVNSSVIIPLSTYLRRLSRSSTSNPKVSNIYIQGKDKDSLTDLQTEITSILARTHEQTDSSTYDFQVQNQADALASVNQVSQTLTLFLGGVAGISLLVGGIGIMNIMLVSVTERTREIGIRKALGAKPRDILTQFLTESVVLSVGGGLLGIGLGLTLASVVGKLLGITPVTSVSSMLLAFTFSVVVGVFFGYYPATRAAKLDPVDSLRYE; via the coding sequence ATGAGCACCACCCTGCAAAAGAGTCCCACAAAGGAGAAACCCGCCAGACGAAGCATCGGGCCGGGGGTGATTTTTCGGATTGCCTGGAAAGCCATCATCGGGAACCCCCTCAGGTCTGCCCTGACCGTGCTGGGCATGGTGATTGGTGTGGCTGCCGTGGTCGCCCTGGTGGAGATTGGGCAGGGATCCACCAGCAACATCACCAAATCTTTAGAGAGCCTCGGAACCAACCTGCTCACCGTGCAGACCAACATGGGCGGCAGGGGCGGACCTGCTGCAGGAGGGCTGGTGCGCGGAGGAGACAACCAGACCATCACCATGAAAGACCTGGAGGCCATCCAGAGCGAACTCTCGGATCAGGTGGCAGGCATTGCCCCCACCAGTTCCGGGCGTTATCAGGTCAAGTCCGGCAAGAACAACCAGAACGTCTCGGTGATGGGCACCACCGCCGATTACGCAGCGGTGCGCAACTCCGCTGTGGAAAAAGGCGCCTTCATCACAAACGCAGACCAGGAAGGCAAAAAGCGCGTGGTGGTGCTGGGGTATCAGGTGGCCCAGGACCTCTTTGATACGGCAGACCCGCTGGGCCAGAAGATCAAACTGGGCGGGATTTCTTTCACGGTGGTGGGTGTGCTGCCGGACAAGGGAAACGCGGGCTTCAACAATGTGAACTCCTCGGTGATCATTCCGCTGAGCACCTACCTGAGAAGGTTGTCGAGGTCCAGCACCTCCAACCCCAAGGTGTCCAACATCTACATCCAGGGCAAAGACAAGGACAGCCTGACCGACCTGCAAACCGAAATCACCAGCATTCTGGCCCGCACCCATGAGCAGACCGATTCCAGCACCTACGACTTTCAGGTGCAGAATCAGGCAGATGCCCTGGCAAGTGTGAATCAGGTGTCCCAGACGTTGACGCTGTTTCTGGGCGGGGTCGCAGGAATCAGCTTGCTGGTGGGCGGCATCGGCATCATGAACATCATGCTGGTCTCGGTCACCGAACGCACCCGTGAAATCGGCATCAGGAAAGCCCTGGGGGCCAAACCCAGAGACATCCTCACCCAGTTTCTCACCGAGTCCGTGGTCCTCTCCGTTGGAGGAGGGCTGCTGGGCATCGGACTGGGACTCACCCTGGCAAGCGTGGTCGGGAAACTGCTGGGCATCACCCCGGTCACTTCGGTGTCCAGCATGCTGCTGGCCTTCACTTTTTCGGTGGTGGTGGGGGTGTTCTTCGGTTATTACCCTGCCACCCGCGCTGCAAAACTCGACCCCGTAGACTCGCTGCGTTATGAATAA
- a CDS encoding SRPBCC family protein has translation MQQTPQNLTSESSQHPFFLQRTFDAPRTLLFEVFTQPEHLAQWWGPAGMNLQVERLDLQEQGLFLYSMERDGQKSYGRFQYQDIQAPERLVYTSAFCDENGHAIRAPFNPNWPLELLNILTFEEQDGKTILTLQGGPIHATPEETQLYIGFMQNLRQGMGGTLDQLEAYLQRL, from the coding sequence ATGCAGCAAACCCCACAGAACCTGACCAGTGAATCCAGCCAGCATCCTTTCTTTCTGCAACGCACCTTTGATGCCCCCAGAACCCTGCTGTTTGAGGTGTTCACCCAGCCCGAGCACCTGGCCCAGTGGTGGGGGCCTGCCGGAATGAACCTTCAGGTGGAACGCCTGGATTTGCAGGAACAGGGCCTGTTCCTCTACAGCATGGAAAGGGATGGCCAGAAAAGCTACGGACGCTTCCAGTACCAGGACATTCAGGCTCCAGAAAGACTGGTTTACACCAGTGCCTTCTGTGATGAAAACGGCCATGCCATCCGTGCCCCTTTCAATCCCAACTGGCCGCTCGAACTCCTCAACATCCTGACTTTTGAAGAACAGGACGGCAAAACCATCCTGACCCTGCAGGGCGGCCCCATCCACGCCACCCCCGAAGAAACCCAGCTGTACATTGGCTTCATGCAGAACCTCAGGCAGGGCATGGGCGGGACCCTGGACCAGCTTGAAGCGTATTTGCAGCGGCTCTGA
- a CDS encoding ArsR/SmtB family transcription factor — translation MTEQDPLSTTLAALSDPVRRAILMRLAEGEATVNELAEPFDISLPAISRHLKVLEHAGLISRSREAQWRPCKLETEKLKEVSDWISQYKKFWEENFDRLDDYLRHLKQKEQNHAANPTEPDQ, via the coding sequence ATGACGGAGCAGGATCCCCTCAGCACCACCCTGGCCGCCCTCTCTGACCCGGTGCGTCGGGCCATCCTGATGCGTCTGGCCGAAGGGGAAGCCACTGTGAACGAGCTCGCAGAACCCTTCGACATCTCGCTTCCTGCCATTTCCAGACACCTGAAAGTGCTGGAACATGCAGGCCTGATTTCCAGAAGCAGAGAAGCCCAGTGGCGGCCCTGCAAACTGGAAACCGAAAAACTGAAAGAAGTCTCGGACTGGATTTCCCAGTACAAAAAATTCTGGGAAGAAAATTTTGACCGTCTGGATGATTACCTCAGGCATTTGAAGCAAAAGGAGCAAAACCATGCAGCAAACCCCACAGAACCTGACCAGTGA
- a CDS encoding FMN-binding negative transcriptional regulator gives MYRPPYFKQDDPTELHRFMQAHSFSTLVSQQPFMATHLPLLIEEGRISGHVARANQHSKLDGQEVLVMFQGPHAYVSAGWYQQTGEVPTWNYTAVHAYGTFHPVTDPQRVSGHLRQLVTHHEQHQPTPWELDLSEEALQKMARAILVFDIHITRLEGKYKLSQNRTPLERERVVEGLQRKDGKVADLVKKWSP, from the coding sequence ATGTACCGCCCCCCTTACTTCAAACAGGACGACCCGACAGAACTTCACCGTTTCATGCAGGCCCACAGCTTCTCCACACTGGTCAGCCAGCAGCCTTTCATGGCCACCCACCTGCCCCTGCTGATCGAAGAAGGCCGCATCTCCGGCCATGTGGCCAGAGCAAACCAGCACAGCAAACTCGATGGACAGGAGGTGCTGGTGATGTTCCAGGGGCCCCATGCTTACGTTTCTGCAGGATGGTACCAGCAGACCGGAGAGGTTCCCACCTGGAATTACACCGCCGTGCATGCTTATGGCACTTTCCACCCGGTGACCGATCCGCAGCGCGTGTCCGGGCACCTGCGTCAGCTGGTCACCCACCACGAGCAACACCAGCCCACCCCCTGGGAACTGGACCTCAGCGAGGAGGCCCTGCAAAAAATGGCGCGGGCCATTCTGGTGTTTGACATCCACATCACCCGACTGGAAGGGAAATACAAGCTCAGCCAGAACCGCACCCCCCTGGAGCGTGAAAGGGTCGTGGAAGGTTTGCAGAGAAAAGACGGTAAAGTGGCGGACCTTGTCAAAAAGTGGAGCCCCTGA
- a CDS encoding diguanylate cyclase produces MSKGDILIVDDNPHNLTLLAGILREAGYRVRAAKSGQLALDQAGFARPDLIMLDIMMPEMDGYETCRRLKATEHGPLIPVIFISALNDVLDKVRGFEVGGVDFVTKPFQAEEVLARVDCQLKIFRLQRELAALNAILEEKNRELERANAELTRHATTDVLTGLFNRRKFIEAAEEEIKFSQRHGTPFALVMLDVDHFKKVNDTHGHDQGDEVLRHVAKLLRSRVRTTDITARWGGEEFMVLLRHTDLKAGEKMAEKMRESLALTPAGSVGAVTASFGVTAFEPTDTLTSLSSRVDALLYEAKAAGRNRVHAGGIS; encoded by the coding sequence ATGAGCAAGGGCGACATCCTGATTGTTGACGACAACCCGCACAACCTGACTTTGCTGGCGGGCATTTTGCGCGAGGCGGGGTACCGGGTGCGTGCCGCCAAAAGCGGGCAGCTGGCCCTGGACCAGGCGGGTTTTGCACGCCCGGACCTGATCATGCTGGACATCATGATGCCCGAGATGGACGGGTATGAAACCTGCCGCCGCCTGAAAGCCACCGAGCATGGCCCCCTGATTCCCGTGATCTTCATCAGTGCCCTCAATGACGTGCTGGACAAGGTCAGGGGCTTTGAGGTGGGTGGGGTGGATTTCGTGACCAAGCCCTTTCAGGCCGAAGAGGTGCTGGCCCGGGTGGATTGCCAGTTGAAAATCTTCCGGTTGCAACGTGAACTGGCTGCATTGAATGCCATTCTGGAGGAAAAAAACCGTGAACTGGAACGGGCAAACGCTGAACTGACCCGCCACGCCACCACCGATGTTTTGACCGGGCTGTTCAACCGCCGCAAATTCATCGAGGCGGCGGAGGAGGAGATCAAGTTCTCCCAGCGGCACGGCACCCCTTTCGCGCTGGTGATGCTGGATGTGGACCACTTCAAGAAGGTCAACGACACCCACGGGCACGACCAGGGAGATGAAGTGCTCAGACATGTGGCGAAACTGCTGCGTTCCAGGGTGCGGACCACCGACATCACGGCACGCTGGGGCGGCGAGGAATTCATGGTGCTGCTCAGGCACACCGACCTGAAAGCCGGAGAGAAAATGGCCGAAAAAATGCGGGAAAGCCTGGCCCTGACTCCAGCCGGCTCGGTGGGGGCCGTGACCGCCAGTTTTGGCGTGACGGCGTTTGAGCCCACAGACACCCTCACCTCGCTCAGTTCGCGGGTGGATGCGCTGCTCTACGAGGCCAAAGCTGCGGGGCGCAACCGGGTGCATGCAGGAGGAATCTCATGA
- a CDS encoding PAS domain-containing hybrid sensor histidine kinase/response regulator: MIDPRKELPSQVDPRLLLLAIQQSQNAVMITNRKDELIWVNTGFTLLTGYTLEEVEGKSPPDLLQGENSESIVTLDIQDSIARGQTFEGEVYNYKKDGSGYWALISVSALYDEKGDFDGFLCTQTDITERKTMERELSRYVQAIHKVEVSVLLTDHEDRLIWVNDHFTESNGFTLEEVRGKRPAEVLRGPNTDLDAAVAFDSSAVDHEPFRGEIFNYRKDGTGYWAEISATPLFGNKGEFQGFITISNDVTERKYYEAEMKRLNEAQMTRLAEAVRRSRNAVLVTDFHDCIEWANEGFTSLTGYTLEEVLGQRPGDILTPTGTNESLLQEIGNTIQAGGTFEGEIFQQRKNGSNYWAWISVTPLKNAAGEVQGFITIQTDITDRKSLEAELALAVVQVGQAQAAIESEKKALEANKAKSVFLANMSHELRTPLNAVLGFAQVMQRKPGRDEEDRRQLDIIQRSGEHLLELINDVLSISKIEAGKVNLAADPFDLHLLLQTVESMIRVRSEARKIELFFEIDASLPRFVRGDEGKLRQVLINLLSNAVKFTSNGGVVLRAWWEGSTAHFEVEDTGEGIKEEELITLFEPFVQTESGRKNREGTGLGLAISRTFVRLMGGDIRVRSSHGVGTTFEMDVKLPLAEQEAVRPKDERHVLGLEHGHPPVRLLVVDDMWENRTLMCELLQSVGFETREASNGQEAIEVWQDWHPHLIWMDIRMPVMDGYQATRSIRELEQTQGAERCKIIAFTASVFEQERTAILQSGCDDMVFKPFREETIFQTLSDRLGVRFRYADAPTEPQNQDLQPEEILIPERFTRIPEAVLTRLEQALRMGDDQAVLDLLDTLSETDSQLSKAIQNAVENFDFDVVLSGMGRS, from the coding sequence ATGATTGACCCGCGCAAGGAGCTTCCCAGCCAGGTGGATCCCAGGTTGCTGCTGCTGGCCATCCAGCAAAGCCAGAACGCCGTGATGATCACCAACCGCAAAGACGAACTGATCTGGGTCAACACCGGATTCACCCTGCTGACCGGCTACACCCTGGAAGAGGTGGAGGGCAAGAGCCCCCCAGACCTGCTGCAGGGCGAGAATTCGGAAAGCATTGTGACGCTGGACATCCAGGACAGCATTGCCAGAGGGCAGACCTTTGAAGGCGAAGTCTACAACTACAAGAAAGACGGCAGTGGGTACTGGGCCCTGATCAGCGTCTCTGCCCTCTATGACGAAAAAGGCGATTTTGACGGTTTTCTGTGCACCCAGACCGACATCACCGAACGCAAGACCATGGAACGGGAGCTGTCCCGTTACGTGCAGGCCATCCACAAGGTGGAGGTTTCGGTGCTGCTCACCGACCACGAAGACCGACTGATCTGGGTGAACGACCACTTCACGGAATCCAACGGTTTCACCCTGGAAGAGGTGCGTGGCAAGCGTCCAGCAGAGGTGCTGCGGGGTCCCAACACCGATCTGGACGCAGCCGTGGCTTTCGACTCCAGCGCTGTGGACCATGAGCCTTTCCGGGGCGAGATCTTCAACTACCGCAAAGACGGCACCGGATACTGGGCGGAAATTTCGGCCACTCCGCTTTTTGGCAACAAGGGGGAATTTCAGGGCTTCATCACCATCAGCAACGATGTCACCGAGCGCAAATACTACGAGGCCGAAATGAAACGGCTGAACGAGGCCCAGATGACCCGTCTGGCCGAAGCGGTCCGGCGCTCCCGGAATGCCGTGCTGGTGACGGATTTTCATGACTGCATCGAATGGGCCAATGAGGGTTTCACCAGCCTGACCGGATACACCCTGGAAGAGGTGCTGGGCCAGCGCCCAGGAGACATCCTCACCCCCACGGGCACCAACGAAAGCCTGTTGCAGGAAATCGGGAACACCATTCAGGCCGGGGGCACCTTTGAGGGGGAAATTTTCCAGCAGCGCAAAAATGGCAGCAATTATTGGGCCTGGATTTCGGTGACCCCCCTGAAAAATGCAGCAGGAGAGGTGCAGGGCTTCATCACCATCCAGACCGACATCACCGACCGCAAAAGCCTGGAAGCAGAACTGGCCCTTGCCGTGGTGCAGGTGGGTCAGGCCCAGGCTGCCATCGAATCCGAGAAGAAAGCCCTGGAGGCCAACAAAGCCAAGAGTGTCTTTCTGGCCAACATGAGCCACGAACTGAGAACCCCCCTGAATGCCGTGCTGGGTTTTGCCCAGGTGATGCAACGCAAACCCGGACGGGACGAGGAGGACCGCCGTCAACTGGACATCATCCAGCGTTCCGGGGAGCACCTGCTGGAACTGATCAACGATGTGCTGTCCATTTCCAAGATCGAGGCGGGCAAGGTCAATCTGGCCGCAGATCCCTTTGACCTGCATTTGCTGCTGCAAACCGTGGAAAGCATGATCCGGGTGCGCTCCGAGGCCCGCAAGATCGAACTGTTCTTTGAAATTGATGCTTCCCTGCCCCGCTTTGTGCGTGGTGATGAGGGGAAGCTGCGTCAGGTGCTGATCAATTTGCTCAGCAACGCCGTGAAATTCACCTCCAATGGGGGCGTGGTGTTGCGGGCCTGGTGGGAGGGCAGCACCGCCCACTTCGAGGTGGAGGACACCGGAGAGGGCATCAAAGAGGAAGAACTCATCACCCTTTTTGAGCCTTTTGTGCAAACCGAGAGTGGACGCAAAAACCGCGAGGGCACAGGGCTTGGCCTTGCGATCAGCAGAACCTTTGTGCGCCTGATGGGCGGAGACATCCGGGTGCGCAGCAGCCATGGGGTCGGAACCACCTTCGAGATGGATGTGAAACTGCCCCTGGCAGAACAGGAAGCCGTGCGCCCGAAAGACGAACGCCACGTGCTGGGACTGGAACATGGGCATCCCCCTGTGCGCCTGCTGGTCGTGGACGACATGTGGGAAAACCGCACCCTGATGTGCGAGTTGCTGCAATCGGTGGGCTTTGAAACCAGAGAAGCCAGCAACGGACAGGAAGCCATTGAAGTGTGGCAGGACTGGCACCCCCACCTGATCTGGATGGACATCCGCATGCCCGTGATGGACGGCTACCAGGCCACCCGCAGCATCCGGGAACTGGAGCAGACGCAGGGGGCAGAGCGCTGCAAGATCATCGCTTTCACGGCCAGTGTGTTCGAGCAGGAGCGCACAGCCATTCTGCAGTCCGGCTGCGATGACATGGTGTTCAAGCCTTTCCGGGAGGAAACCATCTTCCAGACCCTCAGCGACCGCCTGGGGGTGCGTTTCAGGTATGCCGATGCGCCCACTGAACCGCAAAACCAGGACCTGCAACCCGAGGAGATTCTCATTCCAGAACGCTTCACGCGCATTCCCGAAGCGGTGCTGACCCGCCTGGAGCAGGCCCTGCGCATGGGAGACGATCAGGCTGTGCTGGATTTGCTGGACACCCTCTCTGAGACCGATTCACAGCTGTCAAAAGCCATTCAGAACGCTGTTGAGAACTTCGATTTCGATGTGGTGCTCTCAGGGATGGGCAGAAGCTGA
- a CDS encoding ATP-dependent helicase, protein MNQPTAEQRQIIQHNTGPALVYAVAGAGKTSSLVQRIARLVREGRFRAERILATSFSRESVKDIQQKLSGFPEAGRVQVKTLHAVGLAVLKKAVELGILQNFKSEMDSEGTRGRLLAQVLREARLQGMLLDPFDAEDFMNYVGTCKASLQYADLLVWDFPEEALDVVKQAEAPQHLPHYLPLYQAFERLRERENFITFDDMILLAWELSIKHPVLLQDVSGRYDCVLIDEYQDLNLAQSEFVHLLVQNHLNIMALGDDDQTIYSWRGSSPEFIRTFQQRYGARKYFITHNFRSRSSQLALARFVIEQNQQREPKPLRLTRGFGGLTAVHPVESQFETARHIADQIEQNQKAGFGLKDHAVLVRTYALTPFLETELMQRQIPYRILGGKSFYRRDEVVVLLNYLRVAQALHQLQTGAKLNPVQIRDLRDQFLSVVGAPRRFITRQYVHSLFIRVLQHEEDLLPQVQADSENPNHQRFQAGLQALHFVLDSLTRMVAYDTPAHTVLDNLLYWTNFEQHLQNTTADPDLAEARMLGVRNLIRYAESRGNTEDFLQHLDFLAFREGTLEQISDDRVLITTPYRAKGLEWPVVFIPGLNEGTLPTLRSLEDPALLEEERRVLYVAITRAREHLHLYHLAREDAAPISRFLVPLQDPSADKDPSDVPEPHFQQVLQEVQQIEEALSCPEEEPLTPAQVHVLVRGVAQHHFGVYLEHHAYHHFDLDQLMVLSSKVLGAVQQLKDIGGYSPEELQVWQAYGQAPAPVKFTRQDLDAFAGVLKRSCERSA, encoded by the coding sequence ATGAACCAGCCCACTGCAGAACAACGCCAGATCATCCAGCACAACACCGGACCTGCCCTGGTCTACGCCGTGGCAGGGGCAGGGAAAACCAGCAGTCTGGTGCAGCGCATCGCAAGACTGGTGCGGGAAGGCCGGTTCCGTGCCGAGCGCATCCTGGCCACCAGTTTCAGCAGGGAAAGCGTGAAGGACATCCAGCAGAAACTGTCTGGGTTTCCAGAAGCCGGGCGGGTTCAGGTGAAAACCCTGCATGCGGTGGGTCTGGCGGTGCTGAAAAAAGCGGTGGAACTGGGCATCCTGCAAAATTTCAAATCCGAAATGGACAGCGAAGGCACCCGTGGCCGCCTGCTGGCCCAGGTGCTCAGGGAAGCCCGTTTGCAAGGGATGCTGCTGGACCCTTTTGATGCAGAGGACTTCATGAATTATGTGGGCACCTGCAAGGCCAGCCTGCAATACGCAGATTTGCTGGTCTGGGACTTTCCAGAAGAAGCCCTGGATGTGGTCAAGCAGGCGGAAGCCCCCCAGCACCTGCCCCATTACCTGCCCCTCTACCAGGCTTTTGAGCGCCTGCGGGAACGGGAGAACTTCATCACCTTCGATGACATGATTTTGCTGGCCTGGGAACTGTCCATCAAGCACCCAGTGCTGTTGCAGGATGTCTCTGGACGCTATGACTGTGTGCTGATTGATGAATACCAGGATTTGAACCTGGCCCAGTCGGAATTTGTGCATCTGCTGGTGCAAAACCACCTGAACATCATGGCCCTGGGAGACGACGACCAGACCATCTACAGCTGGCGTGGCTCCAGCCCGGAATTCATCCGCACTTTCCAGCAGCGTTATGGGGCCAGAAAATACTTCATCACCCACAACTTCCGGTCAAGGTCTTCCCAGCTGGCCCTGGCCCGCTTTGTGATCGAGCAGAACCAGCAGCGGGAACCCAAACCCCTCAGGCTCACCCGGGGTTTTGGTGGCCTGACCGCAGTGCACCCTGTGGAGTCCCAGTTTGAAACCGCCCGGCACATTGCGGACCAGATTGAACAGAACCAGAAAGCAGGGTTTGGTCTGAAAGACCACGCCGTGCTGGTGCGCACCTACGCCCTGACCCCCTTTCTGGAAACCGAACTGATGCAGCGCCAGATCCCTTACCGCATTCTGGGGGGCAAATCTTTTTACCGCCGGGATGAGGTGGTGGTGCTGCTGAATTATTTGCGGGTGGCCCAGGCCCTGCACCAGTTGCAGACCGGAGCAAAATTGAATCCTGTGCAGATCCGGGATTTGCGGGACCAGTTTCTGTCGGTGGTGGGTGCGCCCCGCAGGTTCATCACCCGGCAGTATGTGCATTCGCTGTTCATCCGGGTGCTGCAGCACGAAGAAGATTTGCTGCCCCAGGTGCAGGCAGACAGCGAAAACCCCAACCACCAGCGCTTCCAGGCAGGTTTGCAGGCCCTGCATTTTGTGCTGGACAGCCTGACCCGCATGGTGGCCTACGACACCCCGGCCCACACGGTGCTGGACAACCTGCTGTACTGGACCAATTTCGAGCAGCACCTGCAGAACACCACAGCAGACCCGGATCTGGCAGAGGCCCGCATGCTGGGGGTCAGGAACCTGATCCGTTACGCAGAAAGCCGGGGCAACACCGAGGACTTCCTGCAACACCTGGATTTCCTGGCCTTCCGGGAGGGCACCCTGGAGCAGATCAGCGATGACCGGGTGTTGATCACCACCCCTTACCGGGCCAAAGGGCTGGAATGGCCGGTGGTGTTCATTCCGGGCCTCAATGAAGGCACACTTCCCACCCTGCGCAGCCTGGAAGACCCTGCCCTGCTGGAAGAGGAAAGGCGGGTGCTGTACGTGGCGATCACCCGTGCCAGAGAGCACCTGCACCTGTACCATCTGGCCCGCGAGGATGCGGCCCCCATCAGCAGGTTTCTGGTGCCTTTGCAGGATCCGTCTGCAGACAAAGACCCCTCTGATGTCCCTGAACCCCATTTCCAGCAGGTGTTGCAGGAGGTGCAGCAGATCGAGGAGGCCCTGTCCTGTCCAGAAGAAGAACCCCTCACCCCGGCCCAGGTGCATGTGCTGGTTCGGGGCGTGGCACAACACCATTTTGGGGTTTATCTGGAGCACCACGCTTACCACCACTTCGATCTGGACCAGTTGATGGTGCTCAGCAGCAAGGTGCTGGGGGCCGTGCAGCAGCTCAAAGACATTGGGGGGTACAGTCCTGAGGAACTGCAGGTCTGGCAGGCTTACGGTCAGGCCCCTGCCCCGGTGAAATTCACCCGCCAGGATCTGGATGCTTTTGCAGGGGTGCTCAAGCGTTCCTGTGAGCGCAGCGCCTGA